One window of Pyricularia oryzae 70-15 unplaced genomic scaffold supercont8.8_4, whole genome shotgun sequence genomic DNA carries:
- a CDS encoding STE/STE7 protein kinase, translating into MSQSQQPPATGRDNSVPATPDEQFDSMPTSPCSIVDDDSEASTPLDPPSPSALPKRVPSLRTVSDPSTTAMTSTSTVTGTLTNARRPPPSAGVLPADLMAKARALQSTRMGRPQMQAFGSGSSTSSASGIGSPLPMGSGLGPQSPPVGLPTGGMSGNMRFPPNIAANMQLNLGGRPLPQGFPKSAPAVPSARKAPPSLSERRAMKLGGLPGGPGATPSMGTPKLSDLQGGASGPTDGNSNADKTSGAGGQAVPDNKLHDFKQYIDAENGWITFDGAATITRTGVNFASGHKFSISLDEIQVLDELGKGNYGTVYKVRHAKPKVPRFGQGLGSLTKQSVSRQNSMKDEGEDANGVVDGQTTSGVVMAMKEIRLELDEAKFTTILKELVILHECVSPYIIDFYGAFFQEGAVYMCIEYMDGGSIDKLYAGGIPEGVIRKITYATVMGLKSLKDDHNIIHRDVKPTNILANTRGQVKICDFGVSGNLVASIAKTNIGCQSYMAPERISGGGFAQGGADGTYNVQSDIWSLGLTIIECAMGRYPYPPEVSSTIFSQLSAIVEGDPPDLPTEGYSDTARNFVRSCLDKNPAKRSTYPMLLAHPWLRSLAQPATISEEAEDTEDLEAAAQKLSLGAGPIGADDEVAQWVKSALDRKRRGDAQSPDKPALHAAPFDSASPMAAPKAGPMTGA; encoded by the exons ATGTCACAATCGCAACAACCACCGGCAACGGGCCGGGATAATTCGGTCCCTGCTACTCCGGACGAACAGTTTGACAGCATGCCCACCTCGCCATGCTCCATTGTGGACGACGACTCGGAGGCGAGCACTCCACTAGACCCGCCATCACCGAGTGCCCTCCCGAAACGAGTCCCGTCCCTCCGGACTGTCTCCGATCCATCTACGACGGCAATGACATCTACGTCTACAGTGACGGGGACCCTCACCAATGCGCGTAGGCCCCCTCCGTCTGCTGGAGTTCTGCCTGCCGACCTGATGGCAAAGGCACGCGCACTACAAAGTACACGCATGGGGCGGCCGCAGATGCAGGCGTTTGGCAGCGGCAGTAGCACGTCTTCTGCCTCGGGGATTGGCTCCCCGTTACCCATGGGCTCCGGTCTCGGGCCACAATCGCCGCCTGTGGGCCTACCCACGGGAGGTATGTCTGGAAACATGCGCTTTCCGCCCAACATCGCCGCCAACATGCAGCTGAACTTGGGCGGGCGTCCACTCCCGCAGGGCTTCCCCAAGTCGGCTCCGGCCGTACCGAGCGCACGCAAAGCTCCCCCCAGCCTGAGCGAGAGGAGAGCCATGAAGCTAGGCGGCCTTCCGGGTGGACCTGGCGCTACGCCTAGCATGGGAACCCCCAAGCTGTCTGACCTGCAAGGTGGAGCATCGGGGCCAACAGATGGCAACAGTAACGCAGACAAGACGTCAGGAGCTGGTGGGCAAGCGGTTCCGGACAACAAGCTGCACGACTTTAAGCAGTACATCGATGCGGAGAATGGCTGGATCACGTTTGACGGCGCGGCAACGATCACGCGCACAGGCGTCAACTTTGCAAGTGGACACAAATTCAGCATCTCGCTCGACGAGATACAAGTTCTCGATGAACTCGGCAAGGGAAACTACGGTACAGTGTACAAGGTCCGACATGCCAAGCCCAAGGTTCCCCGGTTTGGACAGGGTCTTGGCAGCCTGACGAAACAGTCAGTATCACGACAGAACTCGATGAAGGACGAAGGAGAGGATGCGAACGGCGTTGTTGATGGCCAGACGACCTCCGGTGTTGTGATGGCCATGAAGGAGATCAGGCTAGAACTGGACGAGGCCAAGTTTACGACCATCCTCAAGGAGCTAGTTATCCTGCACGAATGCGTGTCGCCGTACATCATCGACTTCTATGGCGCCTTTTTCCAAGAAGGAGCTGTGTATATGTGCATAGAGTACATGGACGGTGGCTCCATCGACAAGTTGTACGCTGGCGGGATCCCAGAGGGCGTTATTCGCAAGATTACGTATGCGACGGTCATGGGCCTCAAGTCGCTCAAGGACGATCACAACATCATTCATCGCGACGTCAAACCAACCAACATCCTCGCAAATACCCGCGGACAGGTCAAGATTTGCGACTTTGGTGTAAGCGGTAATCTGGTGGCGTCTATCGCCAAGACCAACATCGGATGCCAGAGCTACATGGCACCCGAGAGGATATCGGGAGGAGGTTTCGCACAAGGAGGTGCGGACGGCACATACAACGTGCAAAGCGATATCTGGAGCTTAGGCTTGACCATCATCGAGTGCGCCATGGGCAGGTATCCATACCCACCTGAGGTGTCGTCGACAATCTTCAGCCAACTGAGC GCCATTGTTGAGGGTGACCCGCCTGACCTACCAACCGAGGGCTATTCTGATACGGCGCGCAATTTTGTGCGGTCATGTCTAGATAAGAACCCGGCGAAGAGGAGTACGTACCCAATGCTCCTAGCCCACCCATGGCTCAGGTCCCTGGCACAGCCGGCGACAATCAGCGAGGAGGCGGAAGATACCGAAGAcctcgaggcggcggcgcaaaAGCTGTCATTAGGCGCTGGACCCATTGGGGCCGACGACGAGGTGGCTCAGTGGGTCAAGTCAGCCCTAGACAGGAAACGCAGAGGGGACGCACAAAGTCCCGACAAGCCAGCACTTCATGCTGCCCCCTTTGATAGCGCCAGTCCAATGGCAGCACCGAAGGCTGGCCCGATGACGGGTGCTTAA